The uncultured Methanolobus sp. sequence CATGGCATTCCTATCAGGACAAACGCAATGTCCACTCTTATTGACATTAACGAATTGTCTCACATCAATGATCTGGTCTGATGGGTTCGCAAAAATTGCTGTCCACAAATTGTAAAACTCTTTTAGTTCACACTTTCAGCTTAACTGGACAGCAATTGCCGAGTTGAGTTTCTGAATGAACTCTTCTTTTTTGCCATACGGTACTGTTGCTCCGGCAGCAATATCGTGTCCGCCGCCAGCTCCTCCAAGTTCCTGACAAACGATACTCAGTGCTTCTGCAAGATTAAGTCCTCTGTTCACAAGTTCCTGTGTACCTCTTGCTGATACTTTATAACCGTCATCTTTGTCTGCTAAAGCGATTATCGGGAGTTTTCTATTTCCTGCAGAAGAATGACTCATGCCTGCCACAATGCCGACAATAGTTTCCGGTATTGTGCTTCCTGCATCAAAGTACTGCATGTGGGACATCTGTGTAATTCCATTATCTTTGACAAAATTCAGTCCGTCCACAAGATTCTTGCGATGTGTTTGCAGCAGATCCTGTGCTTCCACGTATGCTTTGTCCCGGTCACCCATGCAGACCTGCATTCCGACTTCAGCCTGCATGTACCTTCCGGTTGCGTTCAGAAGAGTTGCATATTCACTTGCATCCCTCATTTCAGTTCCTTCCTGCTCTGAAAGCAGTATATATCCTTCAGAAACAAGCCTGCCAACATTATATGGGGACATTCCGCTTTGCATTGCATGTTGCAGGAGCGATGATGTTACTTTCTTTTTCTCCTCTTCTGAAAGGTCTATCCATCTTCTCCATTTTTCATCATTTGCAAACTGAAGTCCGACATTTGCAAGGAAGTCAATGCATGCGTCTTCATTGCCGGTAAGTCTGGGTATAAAAGGGTCAGATGAGAACTGCAGCATCTTATAGACTGGTCTGGTCTGCTTTCCAAAAAGTGAAATATCGGTCACAGGTGCTATAACTTCGGGATTTGCATCAAGTATCATTCTGTTAAGACTGACAAGCTTACCGAATTTCCTGTATTGCATATCTCCTACACATCCAACGATGGCAAGGTCTGCAAGATCGCGGTTGTCTCCAAGTTGTGTTGCAAGTATGAATGTAGTGCCAGATCCGCTGATCTCATAGGAACCGTTGGCACCGAAAAGATGGGGATTCAGGTGGAATTCCGTATCTCCCTGTGGCCTGTGATGGTCTGAAACTACAGCGTGAACTCCGTAGTTTGCAATGTGTTCCAGTTGTCCGCTTCCAAGATCAGTGAATATGGTAAGTTCGGGGTTGATGTCTGCGATATCCTTTACAATATTTTCATCAAGCTGTTTGACAAACATCATTTTATAACCAATGCCTGCTCTTTCAAGGGTTTTTGCAATGATAGCCCCTGAAGTGATGCCGTCAGCATCGATGTGCGATACCAGTTGCACTTCATCGTATTCCCTGATCTTTTCAGCACATTTCCTGGCTCTTTCTGCCATCATTTGCATGGTTTCAGACATTTTATCCTCTATTCTATTAACCTGAGCTTTTTCCATCCTTTTGGGTCTATCAGGTATTTGTTGCTCTCTCTTTCCACTCGCGGGAATTGCTGTATCTCTTCAACTGTAACTTTTGCAGTTCCTTCTTCATGATACCTGCGACATAGTTCTGTCCACGGGACCATGTATGCTTCCCGTGTGCGTCCCACACCCATCCTAAGTTCCACTGCAAGGAAACCGGATCTTCCTGACCTGAGCAGGAAATCAGATATTCTGTCTATCTGGTGCACACCGTTCTTATCTGTTGTGAAGTGCTGCGTGAAATAAAGTGCTTTTGCACCTTTATCCACGGATATGCTTTTGCATTCGATTCCCATGTAATGGTCAGGGTCAAGTGAATCCACAAGGACATCAAGAAACTGGGAAGTGAATCTATGCTGCTTCAGGCGATAAGCTACACCTTTCATATTTTTTTCTTCAAAGAAGGCGTTGAATGACTTGACAAGTTCCCTTTCAAATTCCGTCATAGGATGATCACGTTTTTTTGAATTATATTATTTTTAATGTTATATTTAACATTGCACTGTAAGGTGAAAGTATTCCTGTCACAATACTGGGCTTTTTCCTGCTCGATAGATTCATGTATATGTGAACTTAATTAGCAATGATGAATAAGAAAAACCTTGAAATTATCTCTTCAGTTGGTTCAGTGATATTACTGATAATAATGTTTGCCCTCTCTCATCAGATGAGGGATGTCATTACGCAGGAATACGGTTTTATTTTCTCACTTGTGGTATTCATACTCGGTATGTCTGTTATTGGCATGAAGCTGAATGAAATGCAGTGAGGCCGGATTAGTGTGGCAGTTTACAGCGGGAACTTTGACCTTGACACATCAGGAAATGCAGATGTTATTGATATTACAGCCGGTGTATCAGAAATTGTAATGGCATCGGGTCTGGACAATGGTATTGTTCTTGTTTATGTTCCCGGTTCAACTGCAGCTATAACCACAATAGAATATGAGCCCGGTCTTGTTCAGGATATGAAAGAAGCTCTTGAACGGCTGGCACCCGAAGGACGTGTTTATCATCATAACGAAAGGTGGCATGATGGCAATGGCCATTCTCATATTCGTGCTTCTTTTATCGGGCAAAGTGAATCATTTCCACTGACGGACGGAAAATTGCTCCTTGGAGCATGGCAACAAATAATCCTGGTGGATATGGACAATCGCCCCCGCTCAAGAAAAATATTTGTCCGAGTTTGCGGAGAATAAATTACAGAAGACTGACATCCTGTATAAAGAAAAGAGTGGTTTCCGGCTTTCGCCGGAAGTGAGTGAGTGTTTATCCCTGTTTTACGAGGAACTTGACAAAGTCAGGGCTGAGCCTTGTTTCTCTGATCATCTTGTCTTCTACATCTTCGTCAGAAAGTCCGTCCTGCTTGTACTGTGCAATACGGTCATATACACTCTGTGAAACTTCGGAGTACTCGTTGATGTCCTTTCTGTGACCCCATACGTCTCCTTCGAGGAGTTCGATTCCCTGCATCTCAAGGTACATTTTTGCGGAGTTTGAGATGGTCCTCTTGTATGAACTTGGAATGTGAAGTGCTTTTACATTTGGACATTTCATAATAAGAGAAAATATGTCTGTGTTTGATGGTCTGAATGCAAGGTGAATAATCTCTTCATTTGTACCAAGTGTGTTAATTTCTTCTTTTGAACTTACAACTCTGATTTTCATGTTTTACCTTCCTAATTTTTGCGTTTTTAGTAAATTTTACAATTTGGTTCTGAGAAATTTACTCTCTAAAAATTACTGTATATACAAACTTTT is a genomic window containing:
- a CDS encoding DHH family phosphoesterase, with translation MSETMQMMAERARKCAEKIREYDEVQLVSHIDADGITSGAIIAKTLERAGIGYKMMFVKQLDENIVKDIADINPELTIFTDLGSGQLEHIANYGVHAVVSDHHRPQGDTEFHLNPHLFGANGSYEISGSGTTFILATQLGDNRDLADLAIVGCVGDMQYRKFGKLVSLNRMILDANPEVIAPVTDISLFGKQTRPVYKMLQFSSDPFIPRLTGNEDACIDFLANVGLQFANDEKWRRWIDLSEEEKKKVTSSLLQHAMQSGMSPYNVGRLVSEGYILLSEQEGTEMRDASEYATLLNATGRYMQAEVGMQVCMGDRDKAYVEAQDLLQTHRKNLVDGLNFVKDNGITQMSHMQYFDAGSTIPETIVGIVAGMSHSSAGNRKLPIIALADKDDGYKVSARGTQELVNRGLNLAEALSIVCQELGGAGGGHDIAAGATVPYGKKEEFIQKLNSAIAVQLS
- a CDS encoding secondary thiamine-phosphate synthase enzyme YjbQ; protein product: MAVYSGNFDLDTSGNADVIDITAGVSEIVMASGLDNGIVLVYVPGSTAAITTIEYEPGLVQDMKEALERLAPEGRVYHHNERWHDGNGHSHIRASFIGQSESFPLTDGKLLLGAWQQIILVDMDNRPRSRKIFVRVCGE
- a CDS encoding DUF1699 family protein, which encodes MKIRVVSSKEEINTLGTNEEIIHLAFRPSNTDIFSLIMKCPNVKALHIPSSYKRTISNSAKMYLEMQGIELLEGDVWGHRKDINEYSEVSQSVYDRIAQYKQDGLSDEDVEDKMIRETRLSPDFVKFLVKQG